The Sediminitomix flava genome includes a window with the following:
- a CDS encoding sulfatase family protein, producing MKKAIFFISFLILCLLEQTQAQSAIKGVEKPNIVFIYMDDMGYADLSCYGAPENSTPQMDKIADKGVRFTNFYAGSNICSPSRAALLTGCYPPRASMPKVLLDTPKGLSYDLETMAEMLQKRDYATALIGKWHLGYYDEYLPLNHGFDYFYGVPHSHDLKVNGELPFYRNEEIIEKNPDNSTLTTRYTEEATKYIREHKDEPFFLYLAHNMPHTPLAVSDKFKGKSGHGLYADVMMEIDWSIGEVVKELKKQGLAKNTLVVISSDNGPSKKQGTHSGSAGPFREGKGTTFEGGHRVPGIVYMPGTIKGGQVIDDMVSQIDLYPTVAAIAGADLPDYSIDGYNIWNTLTSGEASPRKDFYYFNAKNIEAYRKGDKKVHKAHNYRGIDPDAYNDNKENGKLKVVRKKLEASVFDLSKDLGETNNLIQEEQGIFDEFVQEMKTFQQHVYQTMFKPEVKEGVAGAENTQKKKGKKKKGKKKKAKA from the coding sequence ATGAAAAAGGCAATATTTTTTATATCATTCCTTATCCTTTGTCTTCTTGAGCAGACACAAGCTCAATCGGCGATCAAAGGAGTAGAAAAACCAAATATTGTGTTCATCTATATGGATGATATGGGCTATGCAGATTTGTCTTGCTATGGTGCGCCTGAAAACAGTACGCCCCAAATGGATAAAATTGCAGATAAAGGGGTTCGTTTCACGAATTTCTATGCAGGCTCAAATATCTGTTCACCTTCAAGAGCTGCTCTTCTAACAGGTTGTTATCCTCCTAGAGCTAGTATGCCAAAAGTACTTTTGGATACTCCGAAAGGCTTAAGCTATGACTTGGAAACAATGGCAGAAATGCTCCAAAAAAGAGATTATGCAACTGCTCTTATCGGAAAATGGCACTTGGGTTATTACGATGAGTATTTACCGCTAAATCACGGCTTCGATTATTTCTATGGAGTACCTCACTCACATGACCTTAAAGTAAATGGTGAGTTGCCATTTTACAGAAATGAGGAAATCATTGAGAAAAATCCTGACAATAGTACACTTACAACCAGATATACTGAAGAAGCTACAAAATATATCAGAGAACATAAGGATGAACCATTTTTCTTATACTTAGCGCATAACATGCCACATACGCCTTTAGCTGTTTCAGATAAATTTAAAGGGAAATCGGGACATGGCTTGTACGCTGATGTGATGATGGAAATTGATTGGTCAATTGGTGAAGTCGTAAAGGAGTTAAAGAAGCAAGGTTTAGCTAAAAACACGCTAGTTGTTATTTCATCGGACAATGGGCCTTCAAAAAAACAAGGAACACATTCTGGAAGTGCAGGGCCATTCAGAGAAGGGAAAGGAACAACCTTTGAAGGCGGTCACAGAGTACCAGGAATCGTTTATATGCCAGGTACAATCAAAGGTGGTCAAGTGATTGATGATATGGTATCTCAGATTGATCTTTACCCAACAGTTGCAGCTATTGCTGGTGCTGACCTTCCAGATTATAGCATTGATGGTTATAACATTTGGAATACTTTGACGAGTGGAGAAGCTTCTCCAAGAAAAGATTTCTATTATTTCAATGCTAAAAATATAGAAGCTTATCGCAAAGGAGATAAGAAAGTCCATAAAGCACACAACTATAGAGGTATTGATCCTGATGCCTATAATGACAACAAAGAAAATGGAAAGTTGAAGGTTGTCAGAAAGAAACTAGAGGCATCTGTTTTTGACCTTTCAAAAGATCTTGGAGAAACAAACAACCTTATTCAAGAAGAGCAAGGAATCTTCGATGAGTTTGTTCAAGAGATGAAAACTTTCCAACAACATGTGTATCAGACGATGTTTAAACCTGAAGTAAAAGAAGGCGTAGCAGGAGCTGAAAATACACAGAAGAAAAAAGGAAAGAAAAAGAAGGGAAAGAAGAAAAAAGCTAAAGCATAA
- a CDS encoding beta-mannosidase, translating into MTIDKDWVFSQAEKKEWLKASVPGCVHTDLLKHNKIEDPFFGTNEKKVQWIDKKDWIYQTSFTVDKNTSSHNHQELIFEGLDTYADVYLNEEKILSANNMFRTWKVDVKNILKEGKNTLKIYFHSPIKVAEPLWDEVGYPLYAINDDAKTGGTGDKKLSVMTRKAGYQYGWDWGPRLVSSGIYRPITLKSWGATTIENVHYTQHNMSEKNVTVKGKVNLTSHAKSKAKVQIVDAKSGVVYTDTKVKLSKGQNAVSFSFDIKNPKLWWSNGLGEQNLYTLKAQVTIDGEVQDEKVENIGIRTIELNTAKDEIGAAFSFRLNGQDVFMKGTNYIPGDMFLDRVSDEKLEETIKACADANMNMIRVWGGGTYERDLFYDLCDKYGLLVWQDFMFACSLYPGDEAFVENVKAEVKDNVIRLRNHPSLAMWCGNNEIEWAWFGWGIQKQMKWSEADSTKIINDYFRLFTEEIPNVLGEYDNRDYWASSPYFRKYGDHLENEGDRHLWDVWKGPKAWTYYKEHVPRFMSEYGYQGYPEVATLKNYVKEEDMNLWSPAMRNHQKAKYGNKRILKNVQKEFDVNGKDDFEKFVYISQMYQAYDVKFAVETHRRNMPHCMGTLYWQVNDCWPVASWASIDYEGRWKAVHYAVRDSYKNVIVSISEENKDFHIYTVSDKLEDESADLTLKVMDFDGKVIYENKELVQVQANSSKFQFVIPSTLVPLNRANLVVVAELSRDGKVIDRNEYFSIRNKDLALVTDYTLEQEIVKNADNSYSITLKTDKLLRGVKLESQDHTGSWSDNYFDMLPGESVEVVWYPSSDSTEEMSFKAITMNQMLSKQPVQKMSK; encoded by the coding sequence ATGACAATCGATAAGGATTGGGTGTTTAGCCAAGCAGAAAAGAAAGAATGGTTAAAGGCATCTGTTCCTGGTTGTGTTCATACTGACCTTTTAAAGCATAATAAAATTGAAGATCCTTTTTTTGGAACCAACGAAAAGAAAGTCCAATGGATTGATAAAAAGGATTGGATCTATCAAACAAGCTTCACTGTAGATAAGAATACTTCATCTCACAATCATCAAGAGTTGATTTTTGAGGGACTAGATACATACGCTGATGTATATCTTAATGAAGAAAAAATTCTTTCTGCAAATAACATGTTCCGTACATGGAAAGTAGATGTGAAAAATATCCTTAAAGAAGGAAAAAACACACTGAAAATTTATTTCCATTCTCCAATAAAAGTAGCAGAGCCATTATGGGATGAGGTAGGTTACCCTCTTTATGCGATCAATGATGATGCGAAAACTGGAGGTACAGGAGATAAAAAATTGAGTGTGATGACTCGTAAGGCTGGATACCAATATGGATGGGACTGGGGTCCGCGTTTGGTGAGTTCAGGTATCTACCGTCCAATTACGCTAAAGTCATGGGGTGCTACAACTATCGAAAATGTACATTATACGCAGCACAATATGTCTGAGAAAAATGTGACAGTAAAAGGAAAGGTAAACCTTACTTCACATGCTAAAAGTAAAGCAAAAGTACAGATTGTGGATGCTAAGAGTGGTGTAGTTTACACTGATACTAAGGTGAAATTATCAAAAGGACAAAATGCAGTTTCATTCTCCTTTGATATCAAAAATCCGAAACTGTGGTGGTCAAACGGGTTGGGTGAGCAAAACCTTTATACATTAAAAGCTCAGGTTACAATCGATGGTGAAGTACAAGATGAGAAAGTAGAAAACATTGGTATTCGTACCATTGAACTTAATACAGCAAAAGACGAAATAGGAGCCGCATTTTCATTCAGACTTAACGGTCAAGATGTATTTATGAAAGGAACAAATTACATTCCTGGAGATATGTTCTTAGACAGAGTTTCGGATGAAAAATTAGAGGAAACAATTAAAGCTTGTGCTGATGCAAATATGAATATGATTCGTGTTTGGGGTGGCGGAACTTACGAAAGAGATTTATTCTATGACCTTTGTGATAAATATGGACTTCTAGTTTGGCAAGACTTTATGTTTGCTTGTAGTCTTTACCCAGGAGACGAAGCTTTTGTTGAAAATGTGAAAGCTGAGGTAAAAGATAACGTGATTCGTTTGAGAAATCACCCATCATTGGCAATGTGGTGTGGAAATAACGAGATTGAGTGGGCTTGGTTTGGATGGGGAATCCAGAAGCAAATGAAATGGTCTGAAGCAGATTCTACCAAAATCATCAATGATTACTTCAGATTATTTACTGAAGAAATTCCAAACGTTTTAGGTGAGTATGACAACAGAGATTATTGGGCTTCTTCTCCTTATTTCAGAAAGTATGGCGATCACCTAGAAAATGAAGGAGACAGACACCTTTGGGATGTTTGGAAAGGGCCAAAAGCTTGGACATACTACAAAGAACATGTACCTCGTTTTATGAGTGAGTATGGTTACCAAGGTTATCCTGAAGTTGCTACGCTTAAAAACTATGTGAAAGAAGAGGATATGAATTTGTGGTCTCCGGCTATGAGAAACCATCAGAAAGCTAAGTATGGTAACAAAAGAATTCTTAAGAATGTACAGAAAGAGTTTGATGTAAATGGTAAAGACGATTTTGAAAAGTTTGTCTATATCTCTCAGATGTACCAAGCATATGATGTGAAATTCGCCGTAGAAACACATCGTAGAAATATGCCACATTGTATGGGTACTTTATACTGGCAAGTAAATGATTGTTGGCCAGTAGCGAGTTGGGCAAGTATTGATTATGAAGGACGTTGGAAAGCTGTTCATTATGCCGTAAGAGATAGTTATAAAAATGTCATTGTATCTATTTCAGAAGAAAATAAAGATTTCCATATCTATACCGTTTCAGATAAACTTGAAGATGAGTCTGCGGACTTAACGCTTAAAGTAATGGACTTTGATGGCAAAGTAATTTATGAGAATAAAGAGCTTGTACAAGTTCAAGCGAATTCAAGTAAGTTCCAATTTGTGATTCCGAGCACACTAGTTCCTTTAAATAGAGCAAATCTTGTAGTAGTAGCAGAGCTGTCTAGAGATGGAAAAGTCATTGATAGAAACGAATACTTCAGTATCAGAAATAAAGATTTGGCATTAGTAACGGATTATACACTTGAGCAAGAGATCGTTAAGAATGCAGATAATTCGTATTCAATTACACTTAAAACTGATAAGCTTTTAAGGGGAGTTAAGCTTGAAAGTCAAGATCATACAGGAAGCTGGTCAGATAATTATTTTGATATGCTACCAGGAGAGTCTGTGGAAGTCGTGTGGTATCCATCTTCAGATAGTACTGAAGAAATGAGCTTCAAAGCTATTACCATGAATCAGATGCTTTCAAAGCAGCCAGTACAAAAGATGAGTAAATAA
- a CDS encoding arylsulfatase: MLKQSFLKKIILVGLCLIGVQSVQAQKQRPNVVIVMADDQGYGDLGITGNEYISTPNIDNFAEENITFDRFMVNAVCAPTRASFLTGRHNLATGVNWVTRRKEVMNSEEVTIAELFKTYGYKTGLFGKWHNGAQYPHNPVGQGFDTFLGFCAGHWNNYFDTKLENEKGEFVQTKGYIADVLTDHAISFIEENNKEPFLCFVPYNTPHAPFQVADEYFDKYKKQGLDDRTAAVYGMVENIDDNVGRLIQSLKDNGLWENTIFIYTSDNGPNGERYNAGMKGKKATVHEGGVRVPFFMKVPGYGEGNIKELTAHIDILPTISTLCNVEVPSELDIHGSDLSPLLKGQSWEERTIFTHNQPWNFEEAPAGAVRTEQYRLVFSKDNDTTLYDMQIDPNQELDISAKHPQVVEDLGKAYHEWFIDVTSGGHEPKVPRIEVGDTEYVYLPAVDGKTKNKVRYQGKGWSNDWAKNFKNKKGVISWDLKVVEDGEYTFDALYSLSESFTGFKLILELGEQQLSASMTDAFVSELIPSPDREERTEVHEYTWGTKSVGKLFLKKGKYSLKVRVSNEIDPKNDFRLKEIIIKGVTQS, from the coding sequence ATGTTAAAGCAAAGCTTTTTAAAGAAAATCATCCTTGTCGGACTATGCCTAATTGGTGTACAGTCTGTACAAGCGCAAAAGCAAAGACCCAATGTGGTTATTGTAATGGCAGATGATCAAGGGTATGGTGATCTGGGTATTACTGGTAATGAATATATTTCAACACCTAACATTGATAATTTTGCTGAAGAGAATATTACTTTTGACCGTTTTATGGTCAATGCAGTATGTGCTCCTACAAGAGCGAGTTTCTTGACAGGAAGGCACAACTTGGCAACAGGTGTAAATTGGGTGACTCGAAGAAAAGAAGTGATGAATAGCGAGGAAGTAACAATTGCTGAGCTTTTCAAAACTTATGGGTATAAAACAGGACTTTTTGGGAAATGGCATAATGGTGCTCAATATCCGCATAACCCTGTAGGACAAGGTTTCGATACTTTTTTAGGTTTTTGCGCAGGTCACTGGAACAATTACTTTGATACAAAATTAGAGAATGAAAAGGGTGAGTTTGTACAAACTAAGGGCTATATTGCAGATGTACTTACAGATCACGCAATTTCATTTATCGAAGAAAATAATAAGGAACCATTTTTGTGTTTTGTTCCTTACAATACACCACATGCACCATTTCAAGTTGCAGATGAGTACTTTGATAAGTATAAAAAACAAGGCTTAGATGATCGTACTGCGGCTGTTTATGGTATGGTTGAAAATATCGATGATAATGTAGGTCGATTGATTCAGTCTTTAAAAGATAACGGACTATGGGAAAATACAATCTTCATTTATACATCAGATAATGGACCAAATGGAGAGCGATACAATGCTGGAATGAAAGGTAAAAAAGCTACAGTTCATGAAGGTGGAGTAAGAGTACCATTTTTTATGAAAGTGCCAGGATATGGGGAGGGAAATATTAAAGAGTTAACAGCGCACATTGATATTTTACCTACTATTTCAACACTATGTAATGTAGAAGTGCCTTCAGAACTTGACATTCACGGTAGTGATTTAAGTCCATTGTTGAAAGGACAGTCATGGGAGGAACGTACAATTTTTACTCATAACCAACCTTGGAACTTTGAAGAAGCACCAGCAGGAGCCGTAAGAACGGAGCAGTATCGATTGGTATTCAGTAAAGACAATGATACCACTTTATATGATATGCAGATCGATCCAAATCAAGAGCTTGACATTAGTGCTAAACATCCTCAAGTTGTAGAAGATTTGGGAAAGGCTTATCATGAGTGGTTTATAGATGTAACTAGCGGTGGTCATGAACCAAAGGTTCCTCGCATTGAAGTAGGTGATACAGAGTATGTATATCTTCCTGCTGTAGATGGAAAAACAAAGAACAAAGTTCGCTATCAAGGAAAAGGTTGGTCAAACGACTGGGCTAAAAACTTCAAGAATAAAAAAGGCGTGATCAGTTGGGATCTTAAAGTAGTTGAAGATGGAGAATACACTTTCGATGCACTTTATAGCCTCTCAGAATCTTTTACAGGTTTTAAACTGATCCTTGAACTTGGAGAGCAACAATTGTCAGCTTCAATGACCGATGCTTTTGTTTCAGAGCTAATCCCAAGTCCAGATAGAGAAGAGAGAACTGAGGTTCACGAATACACTTGGGGTACTAAATCTGTGGGTAAGCTATTCCTTAAGAAAGGGAAGTACAGCTTGAAAGTGAGAGTAAGTAATGAAATTGATCCTAAAAATGATTTCAGACTAAAAGAGATCATTATCAAGGGTGTGACACAATCTTAA
- a CDS encoding beta-galactosidase, with protein sequence MGKKNGKPVVLRDGKPILFAGIQYWGLDHWNEGHWENDIEKIKDLGFNGVRLNIAWDHIEPKEGVFSFDQLDELFDQLDDAGLMVILQFNQSAHEWHPDWFLEKYTEKELLVKDEKGNNQYDRMTFSSPVLKEHYYNYVKQTISHFKERASIIGYSVYTEPHFADKVQWLDYNWNNKRAFKEWAEEKYQNITLLNEAWNTDYKSFSKVKPYTNTPPENWQEMPDNERKHFLDWSTWNCIAKARFIGDLIKECKEIDDQHFYIQNMMWKWSGAFAATVALDPVINYSYADVIGINTYPYEKNASKVGTQVNFIRSIFQNEKPVFLGEFNNKNGNATAQGLNDMVGEAFQAGCTGFVYFTYNGQAEKGAEEYGIEHYGLLDRNRVEKPSWYETKNFLQNFIVGQESNILNTPVVKAEVNYLWPSSNMRLAYLDAEYCYGSYVTARQWFYYDKGYNIDVVTEEQFRSGNFNKEIPLIIPSMPFTQKSTIKALAGYVKNDELKAVINGRFAEYIYEENAELKYQGEQRKIPYLDIEIDRFKEGKDAATLYFDQNFHKLNMGNTIDVAKDQIVFSSEADQNVIASWNDGTPALIERSFGKGKLLFYGTHLFHENPSKNSKMNGRLAKSFLLWAKGEQLVLSNKNQHKKKKKHKKKASF encoded by the coding sequence GTGGGAAAGAAAAACGGTAAGCCTGTTGTCCTTAGAGATGGGAAACCAATTCTGTTTGCAGGAATACAGTATTGGGGCTTAGATCATTGGAATGAGGGACATTGGGAAAATGATATAGAAAAGATTAAAGATTTAGGTTTTAATGGGGTCAGATTAAATATAGCTTGGGATCACATTGAGCCTAAAGAAGGCGTATTTTCTTTTGACCAACTGGATGAACTCTTTGATCAACTAGATGATGCTGGTCTTATGGTGATTCTTCAATTCAATCAATCGGCACACGAATGGCATCCTGATTGGTTTTTGGAAAAATACACTGAGAAAGAATTGCTAGTAAAAGATGAGAAAGGGAACAATCAGTATGATCGAATGACTTTTTCATCTCCCGTTTTAAAAGAGCATTACTACAATTATGTAAAACAAACAATTAGTCACTTCAAAGAAAGAGCTTCAATAATTGGGTATTCTGTTTACACAGAACCGCACTTTGCAGATAAAGTACAATGGTTAGATTATAACTGGAACAACAAAAGGGCATTTAAGGAATGGGCTGAAGAGAAATATCAGAACATAACTCTTCTAAATGAAGCTTGGAATACAGATTATAAGAGTTTTTCTAAAGTAAAGCCTTATACAAATACACCACCAGAAAATTGGCAAGAAATGCCTGATAATGAACGCAAGCATTTCTTGGATTGGAGTACTTGGAATTGTATTGCCAAAGCAAGGTTTATCGGAGACCTCATCAAAGAGTGTAAAGAAATAGATGATCAACATTTTTACATTCAAAACATGATGTGGAAATGGTCTGGTGCTTTTGCCGCCACTGTAGCTCTTGATCCTGTTATCAATTATAGCTATGCCGATGTGATCGGAATAAATACTTATCCTTATGAGAAAAATGCATCTAAAGTAGGTACTCAAGTCAACTTTATTCGCTCAATTTTTCAGAATGAGAAACCTGTTTTTCTAGGGGAGTTCAACAATAAAAATGGAAATGCTACTGCTCAAGGTTTAAATGACATGGTAGGAGAAGCATTCCAAGCAGGTTGTACTGGTTTTGTTTATTTCACCTACAATGGCCAAGCAGAAAAGGGGGCGGAAGAATACGGGATTGAACATTATGGATTACTCGATAGAAATCGTGTGGAAAAACCATCATGGTATGAAACGAAGAACTTTCTACAAAACTTTATAGTAGGTCAGGAGTCTAACATTCTAAATACACCAGTGGTTAAAGCTGAAGTGAACTACTTATGGCCGAGTTCAAATATGCGTTTGGCTTATTTAGATGCGGAGTATTGTTATGGGAGTTACGTGACTGCGAGACAGTGGTTCTATTACGATAAAGGTTACAATATAGATGTCGTTACAGAGGAGCAATTCAGAAGCGGAAACTTCAATAAAGAGATTCCATTAATAATTCCTTCAATGCCATTTACTCAAAAATCTACGATAAAGGCATTAGCTGGATACGTTAAAAATGATGAGCTAAAAGCGGTGATCAATGGTCGATTTGCCGAATACATTTATGAAGAAAATGCTGAGTTAAAGTATCAAGGTGAGCAACGTAAAATTCCTTACTTAGATATTGAAATTGATCGTTTCAAAGAGGGGAAAGATGCCGCAACACTTTATTTCGATCAGAACTTCCATAAACTGAATATGGGAAATACGATTGATGTAGCTAAAGATCAGATCGTATTTTCTAGTGAAGCAGATCAGAACGTAATTGCCTCTTGGAATGATGGTACACCTGCTTTGATAGAAAGAAGTTTCGGAAAAGGTAAGCTGTTGTTTTATGGAACACATCTCTTCCATGAAAACCCTAGTAAGAATAGTAAAATGAATGGGAGGTTAGCGAAGTCTTTCCTTTTATGGGCAAAAGGTGAACAGCTAGTTTTATCAAATAAGAATCAACACAAAAAGAAAAAGAAACATAAAAAAAAAGCCTCATTCTAA
- a CDS encoding sulfatase-like hydrolase/transferase produces MKKISAFFVFLYMLSTSTLVFSQQKDKKNIIMVFIDDIGVEAVGCYGADDIKTPTMDKLANEGMKFENAHASPICTPSRVKLMTGKYNSRNYKKFGLLPASETTFANTLKKEGYATAIAGKWQLSYGESDPLNKPYYFGFDEYCLWNLVEKGLPRFKNPVLHKNGEALDGEGKYGPNVVNDFALDFIEKNQDNPFLLYYPMIQTHDPFQPTPDMEEEYAALEDLTLNDPAYFGANVEYMDKMLGRLVNKLDDLGIRENTVILIMGDNGTSSKVYTSQNNKQVKGGKGKSLTTGTHVPFIANCPSLVKKDVNVNLIDLTDFYPTMLDIVGIDRPEGLDGISFYPQLIGKKSNESRDFVFISYFGKKTYPVKQFAFNTEWKYYDNGAFYNTKLDPEEKNNLADSITVLSEDEQAQYRHLRAKVAEFKRVGDFPPKKSGKKKGKKGKGGKKKKAQAK; encoded by the coding sequence ATGAAAAAAATATCAGCATTCTTTGTATTCCTATACATGTTGAGTACATCAACTTTGGTGTTTTCTCAACAAAAAGACAAAAAGAATATCATCATGGTATTCATAGATGATATTGGGGTAGAAGCAGTTGGTTGTTATGGCGCAGATGATATCAAAACGCCAACAATGGACAAGCTAGCCAATGAAGGAATGAAGTTTGAAAATGCACATGCATCTCCAATCTGTACACCTTCAAGAGTGAAGTTGATGACAGGAAAATACAATTCTAGAAACTATAAAAAGTTTGGTCTGTTACCTGCATCGGAAACTACATTTGCCAATACACTTAAGAAAGAAGGTTACGCTACAGCAATTGCAGGTAAATGGCAATTGAGCTATGGCGAGTCAGACCCTCTGAATAAGCCTTACTATTTCGGTTTTGACGAGTATTGTCTGTGGAACTTGGTTGAAAAAGGTTTACCTAGATTCAAGAATCCTGTTTTACACAAAAATGGAGAAGCACTTGATGGAGAAGGAAAGTACGGTCCAAATGTAGTCAATGATTTTGCCTTAGATTTTATCGAGAAGAATCAAGACAATCCATTCCTTCTTTATTATCCAATGATACAAACTCATGATCCTTTCCAACCAACACCAGATATGGAAGAGGAGTATGCTGCATTAGAAGATTTGACATTGAATGATCCTGCATACTTCGGGGCAAATGTTGAGTATATGGATAAAATGCTTGGCAGACTCGTTAATAAATTGGATGATTTAGGCATCAGAGAAAATACAGTAATCCTAATCATGGGAGATAATGGTACTTCATCTAAAGTATATACAAGCCAAAATAATAAGCAAGTTAAAGGAGGTAAAGGTAAATCTCTGACCACAGGTACTCATGTCCCATTTATTGCCAATTGTCCGAGTTTGGTGAAAAAAGATGTGAATGTAAACCTAATTGACTTGACAGATTTTTATCCTACAATGTTAGATATTGTTGGAATTGATCGTCCAGAAGGTCTAGATGGAATCAGTTTCTATCCGCAATTAATTGGTAAGAAAAGTAATGAAAGCAGAGATTTTGTTTTCATCAGTTATTTCGGAAAGAAAACTTATCCAGTAAAACAATTTGCATTCAATACAGAGTGGAAATATTACGACAATGGGGCATTCTACAATACAAAGCTTGACCCTGAGGAAAAGAATAATTTAGCCGATTCAATTACAGTTTTGTCAGAAGACGAACAAGCACAATACCGTCACTTAAGAGCTAAGGTTGCAGAATTTAAGCGTGTAGGTGATTTCCCTCCTAAAAAGTCTGGAAAGAAAAAAGGGAAAAAAGGCAAAGGGGGTAAAAAGAAAAAAGCACAAGCCAAGTAA